From Spirochaetota bacterium, a single genomic window includes:
- a CDS encoding RNA polymerase sigma factor produces MAKESIMTTGQDDANSFEYFYREHGEALYNYLRKLTGQEEDAEDLLQETLVKIAAHLSDLEDSSRTRSWAFSIATNTAVDFFRRRGGKDIVLFDERIHGGGAASGDIEDRVIVDEMNECIRGEMGRIAPHYHIVLVLHYFEHMSVEEIAGVCGISISAVKVRLHRGRLLLNSILTRGCNFYYDRDSNIRCTRKPGSR; encoded by the coding sequence ATGGCCAAGGAATCGATCATGACTACCGGGCAGGATGACGCGAACAGCTTCGAATACTTTTACCGGGAGCACGGAGAAGCGCTCTATAATTACCTGCGCAAGCTCACCGGGCAGGAGGAGGATGCGGAGGACCTTCTTCAAGAGACCCTGGTCAAGATCGCCGCGCACCTTTCCGACCTGGAGGACTCGTCCAGGACAAGGTCCTGGGCCTTCAGCATCGCGACCAACACCGCCGTCGATTTCTTCAGAAGACGCGGCGGTAAGGACATCGTGCTTTTCGACGAGCGCATCCATGGCGGGGGCGCCGCATCGGGCGACATCGAGGACCGGGTCATCGTGGACGAAATGAACGAATGCATCCGCGGGGAGATGGGCCGCATCGCCCCGCATTACCACATCGTCCTGGTACTGCATTATTTCGAGCATATGTCCGTTGAGGAGATCGCGGGCGTATGCGGCATTTCAATTTCCGCGGTCAAGGTGCGGCTCCACCGGGGCAGATTGCTGTTGAACAGCATATTGACCAGGGGATGCAATTTCTACTACGACAGGGACAGCAATATCAGGTGCACCAGAAAACCCGGCAGCCGATAA
- the pyk gene encoding pyruvate kinase: MRKTKIICTLGPATDSPEVLRGIFLTGMDVGRANFSHGTHEEHLARVTLFKKVRDELEKPAALLLDTKGPEIRLKKFRGGKARIEKGARFTLTTDEVEGDAERVSVTYRGLPDDVVKGNRILIDDGLIELRVVSASGADVVTEVVNGGELSDKKGVNLQGVTARLPFMSDGDRADLRFGIEHDFDFVAASFVRNADDVRQIKGFLEEHGGGAIKVISKIENRDGVANIDEVIRASDGIMVARGDMGVEIAFEDIPHLQKMIIKKTLSAGKPVITATQMLDSMIRNPRPTRAEITDVANAIYDGTSALMLSGETSVGKYPELTVATMAKIAEKTETEIDYRALLENTHIRISKNVTDAVSYSTCSAAHSLGAAAIITITKSGHTSRMVSRYRPICPILASTPLVKVYRQLALSWGVIPMMAVEAATTDEIFQNAADRAHAAGLIKNGDLVIITGGMPVGVSGTTNMIKIHVVGDVLVEGKSLNGLSATGILCVVAEGKSTPGDFRGGDILVIRRSSDAVLHLIRNATAVITEEDAADSPAAIVAKALDIPVIVNAGRATDILTSGIAVRVDGEKGLVYSGQSTRAGG; this comes from the coding sequence ATGAGAAAGACGAAAATTATCTGCACCCTGGGGCCGGCAACCGACAGCCCGGAGGTGCTCAGGGGCATTTTCCTCACGGGCATGGACGTAGGGAGGGCGAACTTTTCGCACGGCACCCACGAGGAGCATCTCGCGAGGGTCACCCTCTTCAAAAAGGTGCGCGACGAGCTCGAGAAACCCGCGGCGCTCCTGCTCGACACCAAGGGTCCCGAGATACGGCTGAAAAAGTTCCGGGGGGGGAAGGCGCGCATCGAAAAGGGGGCGCGATTCACGCTCACCACCGATGAGGTCGAGGGTGATGCGGAACGCGTATCGGTCACCTACCGGGGTCTCCCGGATGACGTCGTCAAGGGCAACAGGATACTTATCGACGACGGGCTTATCGAGCTCAGGGTCGTGAGCGCCTCCGGCGCGGACGTGGTGACCGAGGTGGTGAACGGGGGCGAGCTTTCGGATAAAAAAGGCGTGAACCTCCAGGGGGTGACCGCCCGGCTTCCCTTCATGAGCGACGGCGACCGCGCCGACCTGCGTTTCGGCATCGAGCACGATTTCGATTTCGTTGCCGCGTCCTTCGTGCGCAACGCGGACGACGTCAGGCAGATCAAGGGATTCCTCGAGGAGCACGGCGGCGGCGCAATCAAGGTCATCTCGAAGATCGAGAACCGCGACGGCGTGGCGAACATCGACGAGGTCATCCGCGCGAGCGACGGGATCATGGTCGCGCGCGGCGACATGGGGGTGGAGATCGCCTTCGAGGATATCCCGCATTTACAGAAGATGATCATAAAGAAGACGCTTTCCGCGGGAAAGCCCGTGATCACCGCGACGCAGATGCTGGATTCGATGATCCGCAACCCACGGCCCACCCGCGCCGAGATCACCGATGTCGCGAACGCGATCTATGACGGGACGAGCGCCCTCATGCTCTCGGGCGAGACCTCGGTGGGAAAGTACCCGGAGCTCACCGTGGCCACCATGGCAAAGATCGCCGAGAAGACCGAGACCGAGATCGATTACCGGGCCCTCCTTGAAAACACGCATATCCGCATTTCAAAAAACGTGACCGACGCCGTAAGCTACTCGACCTGCTCGGCGGCGCACTCGCTGGGGGCCGCGGCGATCATCACGATTACGAAGTCCGGTCATACGTCGCGCATGGTGTCGCGCTACCGGCCTATCTGCCCCATACTCGCCTCCACGCCGCTGGTCAAGGTGTACCGGCAGCTCGCCCTCTCGTGGGGGGTAATCCCCATGATGGCCGTGGAGGCGGCCACCACGGACGAGATCTTCCAGAACGCGGCCGACCGGGCCCATGCCGCGGGCCTGATAAAGAACGGGGACCTTGTGATCATCACGGGCGGTATGCCGGTGGGGGTGAGCGGCACCACGAACATGATCAAGATCCACGTGGTGGGGGACGTGCTGGTCGAGGGGAAGAGCCTCAATGGGCTTTCGGCGACGGGGATACTCTGCGTTGTCGCCGAGGGGAAATCGACCCCCGGGGATTTCAGGGGCGGGGACATCCTGGTCATCCGGCGCTCGAGCGACGCCGTGCTCCATCTCATCCGGAACGCGACCGCCGTGATCACCGAGGAGGACGCCGCCGACTCCCCGGCCGCGATCGTCGCGAAGGCGCTCGATATTCCGGTGATCGTGAACGCAGGGCGCGCGACGGACATTCTCACGAGCGGCATCGCTGTACGCGTGGACGGGGAGAAGGGCCTGGTCTACAGCGGACAGAGCACGCGGGCGGGCGGGTGA
- a CDS encoding ATP-binding protein, with amino-acid sequence MNRFQKSLIEKDLSKKMVFLTGPRQVGKTWLAKEIARSFEKSVYLNYDRREDREIIRKEAWLEATELLVLDELHKMPGWKNYLKGVFDTRPAHLKILVTGSARLETFRQGGDSLAGRFLLHRLLPFSPSETRRAGSAEPLERFMTRGGFPEPFLAESDEDAARWRNQYIDGLIRTDILDFENVHDFRAIHLVFDLVRARVGSPVSYSSIAGDVGIAPNTVKKYIQIFEALYIVFRVPPLSRDIARALKKEPKLYLYDSGLVKGDEGARLENTVALCLLKNVYGMYDYRGAHTALHYLRTKDGEEIDFCIAEEDVPRRLIEVKRSDPEIAKSLRKFHERYGIPAIQAVMELKRERVENGIEIRRALDLLQSLDF; translated from the coding sequence ATGAACAGGTTCCAGAAATCGCTGATCGAGAAAGACCTCTCTAAGAAGATGGTTTTTCTCACCGGCCCGCGGCAGGTGGGGAAAACCTGGCTAGCGAAGGAGATCGCCCGATCTTTTGAAAAGAGCGTTTACCTGAATTACGACCGTCGCGAGGACAGGGAAATAATCAGGAAAGAGGCATGGCTCGAGGCGACGGAGCTTCTCGTACTCGACGAGCTTCACAAGATGCCCGGGTGGAAGAATTACCTGAAAGGAGTGTTCGACACCAGGCCGGCGCATCTCAAAATTCTTGTTACCGGGAGCGCGCGCCTGGAAACGTTCAGGCAGGGTGGGGATTCGCTGGCGGGCCGTTTTTTGCTCCACAGGCTGCTGCCGTTCAGCCCCTCTGAAACCCGCCGGGCCGGGTCGGCGGAGCCGCTGGAGCGCTTCATGACGCGCGGGGGGTTCCCCGAGCCATTCCTTGCGGAAAGCGACGAGGATGCCGCGCGGTGGCGGAACCAGTATATCGACGGACTGATCCGCACGGATATCCTCGATTTCGAGAATGTACATGACTTCAGGGCGATTCATCTCGTCTTCGATCTGGTGCGCGCCAGGGTGGGTTCCCCGGTCTCCTATTCTTCCATCGCGGGAGACGTGGGGATCGCCCCCAACACGGTCAAAAAATACATCCAGATTTTCGAGGCGCTCTATATCGTATTCAGGGTCCCCCCCCTGTCGCGCGACATCGCCCGTGCGCTCAAAAAGGAGCCCAAGCTGTACCTGTACGATTCCGGTCTGGTGAAGGGAGACGAGGGCGCACGCCTGGAAAATACCGTAGCACTGTGCCTGCTCAAGAACGTCTACGGCATGTACGATTACCGGGGGGCGCACACCGCCCTGCATTACCTAAGGACGAAGGACGGTGAAGAAATCGATTTCTGCATCGCGGAAGAGGACGTCCCGCGGCGTCTTATCGAGGTGAAGCGCTCCGACCCGGAGATCGCGAAGAGTCTGCGGAAATTCCATGAGCGCTACGGGATACCGGCGATCCAGGCGGTCATGGAGCTGAAGCGCGAGCGGGTCGAGAACGGAATTGAAATCAGGCGCGCTCTCGACCTGCTCCAATCGCTCGATTTTTAA